A stretch of Drosophila gunungcola strain Sukarami chromosome 3L unlocalized genomic scaffold, Dgunungcola_SK_2 000002F, whole genome shotgun sequence DNA encodes these proteins:
- the LOC128257914 gene encoding 60S ribosomal protein L26 — protein MKQNPHVSSSRRKNRKRHFQAPSHIRRRLMSAPLSKELRQKYNVRSMPIRRDDEVQVIRGHFKGNQVGKVVQSYRKKFVVYIEKIQRENANGTNVFVGIHPSKVLIVKLKLDKDRKAILERRGKGRLAALGKDKGKYTEETAAQPMETA, from the coding sequence ATGAAGCAGAACCCGCACGTCTCGTCGTCGCGTAGGAAGAACCGCAAGCGCCACTTCCAGGCCCCCTCCCACATCCGCCGGCGCCTCATGTCCGCCCCGCTGTCGAAGGAGCTGCGCCAGAAGTACAACGTGCGCTCCATGCCCATCCGCCGCGACGATGAGGTCCAGGTGATCCGCGGCCACTTCAAGGGCAACCAGGTGGGCAAGGTGGTCCAGTCGTACCGCAAGAAGTTCGTCGTCTACATCGAGAAGATCCAGCGCGAGAACGCCAACGGCACCAACGTCTTCGTGGGCATCCACCCCAGCAAGGTGCTGATTGTCAAGCTGAAGCTGGACAAGGACCGCAAGGCCATCCTGGAGCGCCGCGGCAAGGGCCGTCTGGCCGCTCTCGGCAAGGACAAGGGCAAGTACACCGAGGAGACCGCCGCCCAGCCCATGGAGACCGCGTAA